The Flavobacterium johnsoniae UW101 genomic interval GCAATACATATTTTTATAAAACTGACAGTCATGAGTATTTTTTACAAGACTATCTGGACAGCAATAAAATAATTTATGGCAGACGCCTTTTAGTTGTCGATTCTAAAACCAAAGATGTTATAATCGAAAAACTTTTCAGCCAAAGCGAAGGCACATCTCCTACTCCATTAAATTATGAAAATGGAGAAGATTCTATTGATCAATGGACGGGGAAACTTTTTAAAAACAAACCTGCCGTTGTTTTTGGTTTCGAATATCTTTCTTTTGGCTGCCCGAGTATTTCTGTAATCGACAAATCAAATGAAGAAATTAATATTCAATGCGATAATCGTCATTAAGAGCTAAAAATTCAAATTCTAAATTCCAACTACAAAAATTAAATTTATACAATGGAAGAAATTAAAAACCGTATCGCTGCATGCGAACTTGAATATGATGAAATCCAGGAATCTTCTTTGGCTTCAGATGAAGAAATACAAGAACTGACTTCTTATTTTTCTCTGCCTCTGCCACAAGAATTAATTACTTTTTACAAGACTGTCGGCGGTATAGAATCTGATGAAACTTTCCGTATTTCTTCGGCAGAAAACCTAATCAGATACATGAAACAAAGAACAGCTTTTTCTCATAATTCTGCGGGCATTATTGATATGATTATTGCTTTTTGGGCAAATGACAGACCAGAACTTCAAGAATATAAGCTTCTTACCGAAGAACAAACCCAAAAAATAAACGAAGCCTTTCCATGTATTGGCTGGATGATGTCTGAAGAAGATATTAATGAAAG includes:
- a CDS encoding SMI1/KNR4 family protein, yielding MEEIKNRIAACELEYDEIQESSLASDEEIQELTSYFSLPLPQELITFYKTVGGIESDETFRISSAENLIRYMKQRTAFSHNSAGIIDMIIAFWANDRPELQEYKLLTEEQTQKINEAFPCIGWMMSEEDINESGEYVIFDKNGNFANIYCHQDNIKAATNELLKHLETGLPERSLENVLEELFERAEGNLSRWD